A genomic region of Ewingella sp. CoE-038-23 contains the following coding sequences:
- the rlmB gene encoding 23S rRNA (guanosine(2251)-2'-O)-methyltransferase RlmB, producing MSEIIYGIHSVKALLDNDPQRFLEVFILKGRDDKRLKPLIDELEASGIVIQVANRQWLDEKSEGAVHQGIIARVREGRQYQENDLPALLESLDSPFLLVLDGVTDPHNLGACLRTADAAGVHAVIVPRDRSAKLNATAKKVASGAAENVPLINVTNLARTLRVLQEHNVWIVGTAGEADHNLYQSKMTGPMALVMGAEGEGMRRLTREHCDELISIPMAGSVSSLNVSVATGVCLFEAVRQRALKA from the coding sequence ATGAGCGAAATTATCTACGGTATTCACTCCGTTAAAGCCTTACTCGACAACGATCCGCAGCGCTTTCTGGAAGTTTTCATCCTGAAAGGCCGTGACGACAAACGCCTGAAACCCTTGATCGATGAGCTGGAAGCCAGCGGCATTGTGATTCAGGTGGCAAACCGTCAATGGCTGGATGAGAAGTCCGAAGGTGCGGTGCATCAGGGCATTATCGCCCGCGTGCGCGAAGGGCGTCAGTATCAGGAGAATGATCTTCCTGCGCTGCTTGAAAGCCTCGACAGCCCATTCCTGCTGGTGCTGGACGGCGTGACTGACCCGCACAACCTGGGTGCTTGCCTGCGTACCGCTGACGCGGCGGGCGTTCACGCGGTGATTGTTCCTCGTGACCGTTCTGCCAAGCTAAACGCCACGGCGAAGAAAGTCGCCAGCGGCGCGGCAGAGAACGTGCCATTGATCAACGTGACCAACCTGGCACGCACCCTGCGCGTGTTGCAGGAGCACAATGTCTGGATCGTCGGCACCGCCGGTGAAGCCGACCACAACCTGTATCAGAGCAAAATGACCGGCCCAATGGCGCTGGTGATGGGTGCCGAAGGCGAAGGTATGCGCCGCCTGACTCGCGAACACTGCGACGAGCTGATCAGCATCCCAATGGCCGGTTCCGTCTCTTCTCTGAACGTGTCAGTGGCGACTGGCGTCTGCTTGTTCGAAGCTGTGCGCCAGCGCGCGCTTAAAGCCTAA
- a CDS encoding isovaleryl-CoA dehydrogenase produces MDWQTHRVFNQPKPLSNSNLFLSDSPLREAVSRHHAGWDADVLASLGQQLGSAESLELGRLANVNPPELLRYDPTGERLDEVRFHPAWHLLMQGLIANRVHNLPWEDEARIGSSVARAARFLLHAQVEAGTLCPITMTFGAIPLLKKTLPAEFKQWLTPLLSDRYDPHLLPGDQKKGVLIGMGMTEKQGGSDVLSNTTKATPLASRGPGEAYRLVGHKWFFSVPQSDAHLVLAQADGGLSCFFLPRVLPDGQRNAVRIERLKDKLGNRSNASSEVEFQNATGWLLGEEGDGVRHILKMGGQTRFDCALGSHGMMRRALSVSLYHVFQRQAFGKSLVDQPMMRQVVSRMALRLEGQTQILLRLAAASGAAESVSEQVLYRLLTPAAKFEVCRQGMPFVAEAMETLGGVGYCEENELPRLYREMPVNSIWEGSGNIMCLDVLRTLKKVPDSGELVQQFLHQSRGQNRWFDRAARQLLQRLRSPDEAQARWLTSQLFNLFTAAQMLEFSPPPIADAWCQMTLDERGESLLSERLCQQLLNRAIGAE; encoded by the coding sequence ATGGACTGGCAAACCCATCGAGTTTTTAATCAGCCGAAGCCGCTCAGCAACAGCAATTTATTCCTTTCTGACTCCCCTCTGCGCGAAGCGGTAAGCCGACACCATGCCGGCTGGGACGCCGACGTGCTGGCCTCCCTTGGTCAACAGCTGGGTTCGGCCGAGTCGCTGGAGCTTGGGCGACTGGCCAATGTTAACCCGCCCGAGCTTTTGCGCTATGACCCGACCGGCGAGCGGCTGGACGAGGTGCGCTTTCACCCCGCGTGGCACCTGCTGATGCAAGGATTGATTGCCAATCGCGTGCATAACCTACCGTGGGAGGATGAGGCGCGGATTGGCTCCTCGGTGGCGCGCGCGGCGCGTTTTCTGCTTCACGCGCAGGTGGAGGCGGGCACGCTCTGCCCGATAACCATGACCTTTGGCGCGATCCCGCTGCTCAAGAAAACCCTGCCCGCCGAGTTCAAGCAGTGGCTCACGCCGCTGCTTTCTGATCGCTATGACCCTCATTTGCTGCCCGGCGACCAGAAGAAGGGCGTGCTGATTGGCATGGGGATGACCGAAAAGCAGGGCGGCTCGGACGTGCTGAGCAACACCACTAAGGCGACGCCGCTGGCCTCGCGCGGCCCCGGCGAGGCGTATCGGCTGGTCGGGCATAAGTGGTTTTTCTCCGTGCCGCAGAGTGATGCTCACTTGGTGCTGGCCCAAGCCGACGGCGGGCTGTCGTGCTTCTTCCTACCCCGCGTCTTGCCCGACGGGCAGCGCAACGCGGTGCGCATCGAGCGCCTGAAAGACAAGCTGGGCAATCGCTCCAACGCCAGCAGCGAGGTGGAGTTCCAAAACGCCACCGGCTGGCTGCTGGGGGAGGAGGGTGACGGCGTTCGCCATATCCTCAAGATGGGCGGCCAGACGCGCTTTGACTGCGCCTTGGGCAGCCACGGCATGATGCGCCGGGCGCTGTCTGTTTCGCTTTACCATGTGTTCCAGCGGCAGGCGTTTGGTAAGTCGCTGGTGGATCAGCCGATGATGCGCCAAGTGGTGAGCCGCATGGCGCTGCGCCTTGAAGGGCAAACCCAAATTTTGCTGCGGCTGGCGGCCGCCAGCGGCGCGGCGGAGAGTGTTAGCGAGCAGGTGCTGTATCGCCTGCTGACGCCCGCGGCCAAGTTTGAAGTGTGCCGACAGGGCATGCCTTTTGTGGCCGAAGCCATGGAGACGCTGGGCGGCGTGGGGTATTGCGAAGAGAACGAGCTGCCGCGCCTGTATCGCGAGATGCCGGTCAACAGCATTTGGGAAGGCTCTGGCAATATCATGTGCCTTGACGTACTGAGAACCCTGAAGAAAGTGCCCGACAGCGGCGAGCTGGTGCAGCAGTTTTTACATCAGTCTCGCGGGCAGAATCGCTGGTTTGACCGCGCCGCGCGACAGTTGCTGCAAAGGCTGCGTTCTCCCGATGAAGCGCAGGCGCGCTGGCTGACTTCGCAGCTATTTAATCTGTTTACTGCCGCGCAGATGTTGGAGTTTTCCCCGCCGCCGATTGCCGATGCCTGGTGCCAAATGACCTTAGACGAGCGCGGCGAAAGCCTGCTTTCAGAGCGCCTGTGCCAGCAGTTGCTTAACCGCGCCATAGGGGCGGAGTAG
- the bsmA gene encoding biofilm peroxide resistance protein BsmA translates to MKTPPLIALFFVVALGGCSSLTQTTPVPPPALTAKAQEITRAQTSTLTKMGSITVEVIGSPMDAEAAVQRKADAQGARYYVIMFNSETIVPGRWYSQAILYR, encoded by the coding sequence ATGAAAACGCCTCCCCTGATTGCCCTGTTTTTTGTTGTCGCCCTCGGCGGCTGTAGCAGCCTGACGCAAACCACGCCGGTTCCGCCACCGGCCCTCACCGCCAAGGCGCAGGAAATCACCCGCGCGCAAACATCCACCCTGACCAAAATGGGCAGCATTACGGTGGAAGTGATCGGCAGCCCGATGGACGCCGAAGCCGCCGTGCAGCGCAAGGCGGATGCCCAAGGCGCGCGTTACTATGTGATCATGTTTAACAGCGAAACCATCGTGCCGGGCCGCTGGTATTCACAGGCTATTCTGTACCGCTAA
- a CDS encoding methyl-accepting chemotaxis protein, giving the protein MKTAKPFFFRSWSIGAKLASCASALVGILFIIITLSLAQSAGKQINTLAIQAINEQVTGVVDMIEIYNNSLNAQVDSYTRLFSRFLPSDFELDSQNPLKVGDQLAPTLKAGGQVLNLNTQLPDDFLERTGAISTIFARRGNDFIRITTSLKKQDGSRAMGTLLDPTAPAYRQIMAGQSFSGLATLFGKQYITKYQPVRDAQGGVIGILFVGVDITKQFADMRSKILAKRIGAKGEFFALNSAEGKNLGNYLIDAHREGQRPAWPEGMLQKVISQQHGEQEYIDTETHRSQFMVYTSIPEWHWIVAGTTDRDSLVEKVDQTRNQFIVISLLALAAFAVLFVWLTKRMVSQPLNQVVKIAEQYASGNLLARAQTQRIDEIGALMNAIDGIGNGLEKIVAEVRQVSVEVSESTQSLASNGGKITQQIGTQASSLEETSASMEQITGNVQHNADNASQAARLVQQTAEAATAGEDAVRQSAESMAAIEHSSKRIADITTVIESIAFQTNILALNAAVEAARAGEQGRGFAVVAAEVRALAQRSSNAVKEIETLVNDSLQKVDDGQHSARKTQATMSDILRGIRQVSALMHDIDVASHEQSAGISQVNVAIMQIGKATQENAMLVEHSHQTTESLSEQGEHLSRVVSLFKISS; this is encoded by the coding sequence ATGAAAACGGCTAAGCCTTTCTTTTTTCGCAGTTGGAGTATTGGCGCAAAGCTCGCCAGCTGCGCTTCGGCACTGGTAGGGATCCTATTTATCATTATCACCCTTTCTCTGGCCCAATCGGCAGGTAAGCAGATCAACACGCTGGCGATACAGGCGATCAATGAACAGGTCACTGGCGTGGTGGATATGATTGAAATCTATAACAATAGTTTGAATGCGCAGGTCGACAGTTATACGCGCCTTTTCAGCCGATTCCTGCCCTCCGACTTTGAACTTGATAGCCAAAACCCCCTGAAAGTGGGCGACCAGCTGGCACCCACGCTAAAGGCTGGCGGTCAGGTGCTCAACCTGAATACGCAGTTACCTGACGATTTCCTCGAACGCACTGGCGCGATTTCCACCATTTTCGCCCGGCGCGGCAATGACTTCATTCGCATCACCACCTCGCTTAAAAAGCAGGACGGCAGTCGCGCCATGGGCACGCTGCTTGACCCGACCGCCCCGGCATATCGGCAAATCATGGCGGGCCAGTCCTTTAGCGGGCTGGCAACGCTGTTCGGCAAGCAATACATCACCAAGTATCAGCCGGTGCGCGATGCCCAGGGTGGCGTGATCGGCATTCTGTTTGTCGGGGTGGATATCACCAAACAATTTGCCGATATGCGCAGTAAGATTTTGGCTAAACGCATTGGCGCCAAAGGAGAATTCTTCGCGCTGAACAGCGCCGAAGGGAAAAATCTGGGTAACTATCTCATTGATGCACATCGCGAAGGCCAGCGCCCAGCGTGGCCGGAAGGCATGCTGCAGAAAGTAATAAGCCAGCAGCACGGCGAGCAGGAGTATATCGACACCGAAACCCATCGTTCACAATTTATGGTGTACACCAGCATCCCCGAATGGCACTGGATTGTGGCGGGCACCACCGACAGAGACAGTCTGGTTGAAAAGGTCGATCAGACTCGCAACCAGTTCATTGTCATCAGTCTGCTGGCCCTCGCCGCCTTTGCCGTGCTGTTTGTCTGGCTAACCAAAAGAATGGTCAGCCAGCCGTTGAATCAGGTGGTGAAAATCGCCGAGCAGTACGCCAGTGGTAACTTGCTGGCCCGAGCGCAGACTCAGCGGATTGATGAAATTGGCGCGCTGATGAATGCCATCGACGGCATTGGCAACGGGCTGGAGAAAATCGTCGCGGAGGTTCGCCAAGTTTCGGTGGAAGTCAGCGAAAGCACTCAAAGTCTGGCTTCCAACGGCGGCAAGATAACCCAGCAGATTGGCACGCAGGCCAGCAGTTTGGAAGAAACCTCGGCCAGCATGGAGCAGATCACCGGCAATGTGCAGCACAACGCCGACAACGCCTCTCAGGCGGCACGACTGGTGCAGCAGACGGCAGAGGCCGCCACGGCGGGCGAAGATGCCGTCAGGCAGTCCGCAGAGAGCATGGCGGCCATCGAGCACTCGTCGAAGCGCATTGCGGATATCACTACGGTCATCGAGAGCATTGCCTTCCAGACCAATATTCTGGCGCTGAACGCCGCCGTAGAAGCCGCCCGCGCGGGCGAACAGGGTCGCGGGTTTGCCGTGGTCGCCGCCGAAGTCCGCGCTCTGGCGCAGCGCAGCTCCAATGCGGTGAAAGAGATTGAGACGCTGGTCAACGACTCTTTGCAGAAGGTCGACGACGGCCAGCACAGCGCGCGTAAAACGCAGGCCACTATGAGCGATATCTTGCGGGGCATTCGTCAAGTGAGCGCCCTGATGCATGACATTGACGTGGCTTCTCACGAGCAGTCGGCGGGCATTTCCCAAGTCAATGTGGCGATTATGCAGATTGGCAAAGCCACGCAGGAGAACGCCATGCTGGTTGAGCATTCTCACCAGACCACCGAGTCGCTCAGCGAGCAGGGTGAGCACTTGTCGCGCGTTGTCAGCCTGTTCAAGATAAGTTCCTAA
- the yjfP gene encoding esterase, whose translation MVEMYQEEVEGIQLIHAVPSGQYRAQLPTIFFYHGFLSSKEIYSYFGYTLAKAGYRVILPDALLHGARVDGDEPKRLASFWRILQNNVDELETLKDSFVARGLADAERLAVGGVSMGGMTTLASLVRFPWVKVAACLMGSGYFSTLSATLYPNYQQEDAEQLEAFRQHHAPLLSWDVSDKVAQIADRPLFIWHGEQDDVVPFADSLRLRQDIIACGHGSNLTFVAEPAATHKVSVYALNETVAFFERQL comes from the coding sequence ATGGTTGAGATGTATCAAGAGGAGGTGGAAGGCATTCAGCTGATCCACGCCGTTCCTTCCGGCCAGTACCGTGCGCAGCTGCCCACCATTTTCTTCTATCACGGTTTCCTCTCTTCAAAAGAAATTTACTCCTACTTTGGCTACACGCTGGCGAAAGCGGGGTATCGCGTGATTTTGCCGGATGCTCTGCTGCACGGCGCGCGCGTCGATGGCGATGAGCCGAAGCGTCTCGCCAGTTTCTGGCGCATTCTGCAAAATAATGTTGATGAGCTTGAGACGCTGAAGGATTCGTTTGTCGCCCGCGGCCTGGCGGATGCCGAGCGTTTGGCGGTAGGCGGCGTGTCGATGGGCGGCATGACCACGCTGGCGTCGCTGGTGCGCTTCCCTTGGGTGAAAGTGGCGGCGTGCTTGATGGGCTCTGGCTACTTCTCGACGTTATCTGCCACGCTCTATCCCAATTATCAGCAGGAAGATGCCGAGCAGCTTGAGGCTTTCCGCCAGCATCACGCGCCGCTCCTGAGTTGGGACGTCAGTGACAAAGTGGCACAGATAGCGGATAGACCTCTGTTTATCTGGCACGGCGAGCAAGATGACGTGGTGCCCTTTGCCGACAGCCTGCGCCTGCGTCAAGACATTATTGCCTGCGGACACGGGTCGAACCTGACCTTTGTTGCCGAGCCTGCCGCCACGCATAAAGTCAGCGTTTATGCCCTCAATGAGACGGTTGCCTTCTTCGAGCGCCAGCTTTAA
- the rpsF gene encoding 30S ribosomal protein S6, whose protein sequence is MRHYEIVFMVHPDQSEQVPGMIERYSAVITNAAGQIHRLEDWGRRQLAYPINKLHKAHYVLLNVEAPQEAIDELETNFRFNDAVIRSMVMRTKHAVTEASPMVKAKDERRERREDFAEANDDSEAGDSEE, encoded by the coding sequence ATGCGTCATTACGAAATCGTTTTTATGGTTCACCCTGACCAAAGCGAACAGGTTCCGGGCATGATCGAGCGTTACAGTGCTGTAATCACTAACGCTGCTGGTCAGATTCACCGTCTGGAAGACTGGGGCCGCCGTCAACTGGCTTACCCGATCAACAAACTGCACAAAGCTCACTACGTTCTGCTGAACGTTGAAGCTCCGCAGGAAGCGATCGATGAGCTGGAAACTAACTTCCGCTTCAACGACGCCGTTATCCGTAGCATGGTTATGCGTACAAAACACGCGGTAACTGAAGCTTCACCAATGGTTAAAGCGAAAGACGAGCGCCGTGAGCGTCGTGAAGATTTCGCCGAAGCTAATGATGATTCTGAAGCTGGGGATTCTGAAGAGTAA
- the priB gene encoding primosomal replication protein N: protein MTANRLVLSGTVCKAPIRKVSPSGIPHCQFVLEHRSQQEEAGFNRQAWCRMPIVVSGQASQALTHSITVGTQLTVSGFISCHQGRNGLNKVVLHAEQIDLIDSGD from the coding sequence GTGACGGCGAATCGTCTGGTGTTGTCCGGCACAGTGTGCAAGGCACCCATTCGTAAAGTGAGTCCTTCCGGGATACCCCACTGCCAGTTTGTGCTAGAGCACCGCTCGCAGCAGGAGGAAGCCGGATTTAACCGACAAGCATGGTGCAGAATGCCCATCGTTGTCAGTGGACAAGCGTCACAAGCATTAACTCACAGTATAACGGTCGGCACGCAACTCACTGTTTCCGGATTCATTAGTTGCCATCAAGGGCGCAATGGACTGAACAAAGTGGTGTTACATGCCGAGCAGATTGATTTGATAGATTCTGGAGACTAG
- the rpsR gene encoding 30S ribosomal protein S18, protein MARYFRRRKFCRFTAEGVVEIDYKDIATLKNYITESGKIVPSRITGTRAKYQRQLARCIKRARYLSLLPYTDRHQ, encoded by the coding sequence ATGGCACGTTATTTCCGTCGTCGCAAGTTCTGCCGTTTCACCGCGGAAGGCGTTGTAGAGATTGATTACAAAGACATCGCTACGCTGAAAAACTACATTACCGAAAGCGGTAAAATTGTCCCGAGCCGTATCACCGGTACTCGTGCAAAATACCAGCGTCAGCTCGCTCGTTGCATCAAGCGCGCTCGCTACCTTTCTCTGTTGCCATACACTGATCGTCATCAGTAA
- the rplI gene encoding 50S ribosomal protein L9, whose protein sequence is MQVILLDKVANLGSLGDQVNVKAGYARNFLVPQGKAVPATKKNVEFFEARRADLEAKLADVLSAAEARATKINELGSVTIASKAGDEGKLFGSIGTRDIADAVTAAGVEVAKSEVRLPNGVLRTTGEHEVEFQVHSDVFAKLNVVVVAEA, encoded by the coding sequence ATGCAAGTTATTCTGCTTGATAAAGTAGCAAACCTGGGTAGCCTGGGTGATCAAGTTAACGTTAAAGCGGGCTATGCTCGTAACTTCCTGGTACCACAGGGCAAAGCTGTTCCTGCTACCAAGAAAAACGTTGAGTTCTTCGAAGCACGTCGTGCAGATCTGGAAGCCAAACTGGCTGACGTTCTGAGCGCTGCTGAAGCTCGCGCAACTAAAATCAACGAACTGGGTTCAGTCACCATCGCGTCTAAAGCAGGCGACGAAGGTAAACTGTTCGGCTCTATCGGTACTCGCGATATCGCTGATGCCGTTACTGCTGCTGGCGTTGAAGTTGCTAAAAGCGAAGTTCGTTTGCCGAATGGCGTTCTGCGTACCACTGGTGAACACGAAGTTGAGTTCCAGGTACACAGCGACGTATTCGCTAAACTGAACGTAGTTGTGGTTGCTGAAGCGTAA
- a CDS encoding OapA family protein, with amino-acid sequence MGRIPPRRRKAIRMYQPMLRSWIAIMKRPMRNATPQSESDESQELPPQKPSLVSKAKALGHKVWHMSDNFHWMSPLPYAHRRWILLSALIVVLALLWPYSPPNTYTPSQPQQPTSIPMQADLRNDQGRTTQRAVPQQQEIQPQQQAATEPPQPVVQDNWQSYSVKPGQTMAQLFRDNNLAVNDVFAMAQVEGSQKPLSNLKAGQEVKIQRNAQGAVTSLQITTEQNTTVLFTRQADGTYQRSR; translated from the coding sequence ATGGGCCGAATCCCGCCCAGGAGAAGGAAAGCCATCCGTATGTATCAACCCATGTTGAGATCCTGGATTGCCATTATGAAAAGACCGATGCGTAACGCTACGCCGCAGTCTGAAAGCGATGAATCGCAAGAGCTGCCGCCGCAGAAGCCGTCACTGGTGAGCAAAGCCAAGGCGCTGGGGCATAAAGTCTGGCATATGAGTGATAATTTTCACTGGATGTCACCTCTGCCTTACGCGCACCGCCGCTGGATACTTCTTAGCGCGCTGATCGTGGTGCTGGCGCTGTTATGGCCTTATTCACCGCCGAACACCTATACCCCTTCCCAGCCGCAGCAGCCGACATCCATTCCGATGCAAGCTGACCTGCGAAACGACCAAGGGCGCACCACCCAGCGGGCTGTGCCGCAACAGCAAGAGATTCAACCTCAACAGCAGGCGGCCACTGAGCCGCCTCAGCCTGTCGTACAGGACAACTGGCAGAGCTACAGCGTGAAGCCGGGTCAAACCATGGCACAGCTGTTCCGCGACAATAATCTGGCGGTTAACGATGTGTTCGCGATGGCACAGGTGGAAGGCAGCCAAAAGCCGCTGAGTAACTTGAAGGCGGGGCAGGAAGTGAAGATTCAGCGCAATGCGCAGGGCGCGGTGACGTCGCTACAAATCACCACCGAGCAGAATACGACGGTACTCTTTACTCGTCAGGCAGATGGGACATATCAGCGCAGCCGTTAA
- the fklB gene encoding FKBP-type peptidyl-prolyl cis-trans isomerase — MTTPSFESVEAQASYGIGLQVGQQLQESGLQGLEPDALLAGLRDALEGNTPAVPVDVVHRALREVHERADAVRRQRQEALAVEGQEFLTANAQREGVTSTESGLQFSVIKQGDGPIPGRQDRVRVHYTGKLIDGTVFDSSVQRGEPAEFPVNGVIAGWIEALTLMPVGSKWELYIPHELAYGERGAGASIPPFSALTFEVELLEIL, encoded by the coding sequence ATGACAACCCCTTCATTTGAAAGCGTTGAAGCGCAGGCAAGCTACGGTATCGGCTTGCAAGTTGGTCAACAATTGCAAGAATCAGGTTTACAAGGTTTAGAGCCTGACGCATTGCTGGCAGGCTTACGCGATGCGCTGGAAGGGAATACGCCAGCAGTTCCTGTTGACGTCGTTCACCGTGCTCTGCGTGAAGTTCACGAGCGCGCTGACGCTGTGCGTCGTCAACGTCAAGAAGCTCTGGCGGTTGAAGGACAAGAGTTCCTGACTGCCAACGCTCAGCGTGAAGGCGTAACCAGCACCGAGTCTGGTCTGCAATTCTCTGTGATCAAACAAGGCGATGGCCCAATCCCAGGCCGTCAGGATCGCGTACGCGTTCACTACACTGGTAAGCTTATCGACGGCACCGTGTTCGACAGCTCCGTTCAGCGCGGCGAGCCAGCTGAATTCCCGGTAAACGGCGTTATCGCTGGCTGGATTGAAGCTCTGACCCTGATGCCAGTCGGTTCTAAGTGGGAGCTGTATATCCCTCATGAGCTGGCTTACGGCGAACGCGGTGCTGGCGCGTCCATCCCGCCATTCAGCGCGCTGACTTTCGAAGTTGAGCTGCTGGAAATCCTGTAA
- a CDS encoding bifunctional 2',3'-cyclic-nucleotide 2'-phosphodiesterase/3'-nucleotidase, whose protein sequence is MLKRHLTLSLLASLVAVSAHASQVDLRIMETTDLHSNMMDFDYYKDKPTDKFGLVRTASLIHAARGEVTNSVLVDNGDVIQGSPLGDYMAAKGLNKGDIHPVYKAMNTLDYVVGNLGNHEFNYGLEYLQKAIAGAKFPYVNANVIDSKTGKPLFTPFLITDNTVKDRDGKTHNLRIGYIGFVPPQIMVWDKANLQGKVTVADITETAKKWVPEMRKQGADIIVAIPHSGLSGDPYKTMAENSVYYLSQVKGIDAIMFGHAHAVFPSEDFANIKGADIKQGTLNGVPAVMPGMWGDHLGVVDMVLNNKDGKWSVETARAEARPIFDKASKKSLAAEDPELVKVLADDHKATREFVSKPVGKSNDNMYSFLSLIQDDPTVQIVNNAQKAYTEHFIQGDPDLANLPVLSAAAPFKAGGRKNDPASFVEVEKGNLTFRNASDLYLYPNTLVVMKVSGQEVKDWLECSAGQFNQIDVHSSKPQSLINWDGFRTYNFDVIDGVNYQIDVTQPARYDGECTLVNKDAERIKNLTFNGKPIDLKATFLVATNNYRAYGGKFAGTGDKHIAFASPDENRSVVAAYIGAETQKSGAVTPTADNNWRLAPIVASQPLDIRFETSPSEKAAEFIKTHAQYPMTAKGADDVGFEVYQVDLQTPLKK, encoded by the coding sequence ATGCTTAAGCGTCATCTGACGTTATCCCTGCTGGCTTCGCTGGTTGCCGTCTCGGCCCACGCGTCACAGGTTGATCTTCGCATCATGGAAACCACCGACTTACACAGCAACATGATGGACTTCGACTACTACAAAGATAAGCCGACGGACAAATTCGGGCTGGTGCGCACCGCCAGCCTGATCCACGCGGCGCGGGGCGAAGTCACTAACTCCGTGCTGGTCGACAATGGCGACGTGATTCAGGGCAGCCCGCTGGGCGACTATATGGCGGCGAAGGGCTTGAACAAGGGCGACATACATCCCGTCTATAAAGCCATGAATACGCTGGACTACGTGGTCGGCAACTTGGGCAACCACGAGTTCAACTACGGGCTGGAGTACCTGCAAAAAGCCATTGCCGGGGCGAAATTCCCTTATGTGAATGCCAACGTCATCGACAGCAAAACCGGCAAGCCGCTGTTCACACCTTTCCTCATCACCGACAACACTGTCAAAGACCGCGATGGCAAAACGCACAACCTGCGCATTGGCTATATCGGCTTTGTGCCGCCGCAAATCATGGTGTGGGATAAGGCCAACCTGCAAGGCAAAGTGACCGTCGCCGACATCACCGAAACCGCCAAAAAGTGGGTGCCAGAGATGCGTAAGCAAGGCGCCGATATTATCGTGGCCATCCCACATTCAGGCCTGTCCGGCGACCCCTACAAAACCATGGCAGAGAACTCGGTCTACTACTTAAGCCAGGTTAAGGGCATCGACGCTATCATGTTCGGCCACGCGCACGCCGTGTTCCCAAGTGAAGATTTCGCCAATATCAAAGGTGCGGACATCAAACAAGGCACCTTAAATGGCGTACCGGCCGTGATGCCGGGCATGTGGGGCGACCACCTCGGCGTGGTTGACATGGTGCTGAACAATAAAGACGGCAAGTGGAGCGTGGAAACGGCTCGCGCCGAAGCCCGGCCAATTTTCGACAAAGCCAGCAAGAAGTCGTTAGCGGCGGAAGACCCGGAGTTAGTGAAAGTGCTGGCCGACGACCACAAGGCCACCCGTGAGTTTGTCAGCAAGCCGGTGGGGAAATCTAACGACAACATGTACAGCTTCTTGTCGCTGATTCAGGATGACCCAACGGTGCAAATCGTCAACAACGCGCAGAAAGCCTATACCGAGCACTTTATTCAGGGCGATCCGGACCTAGCGAACCTGCCGGTGCTCTCCGCCGCCGCGCCGTTCAAAGCCGGTGGCCGCAAGAATGACCCGGCGAGCTTCGTCGAAGTCGAGAAAGGCAATCTGACCTTCCGCAATGCCTCAGACCTGTACCTTTACCCGAACACCCTGGTGGTGATGAAGGTCAGCGGGCAGGAAGTGAAAGACTGGCTGGAGTGCTCCGCCGGGCAGTTCAACCAAATCGACGTCCACAGCAGCAAACCGCAGTCGCTAATTAACTGGGACGGCTTCCGCACCTATAACTTCGACGTGATTGACGGGGTGAATTACCAGATAGACGTCACCCAGCCCGCGCGATATGACGGCGAGTGTACGCTTGTCAATAAAGATGCAGAGCGTATCAAGAACCTGACGTTCAACGGCAAGCCTATCGACCTGAAGGCCACCTTCTTGGTCGCCACCAACAACTACCGCGCCTATGGCGGTAAGTTCGCCGGAACGGGCGATAAGCACATCGCCTTCGCCTCGCCGGATGAAAACCGCTCCGTCGTAGCGGCCTATATCGGCGCTGAAACCCAGAAATCAGGGGCGGTCACGCCAACCGCGGACAACAATTGGCGTTTGGCGCCGATTGTCGCCAGCCAGCCTCTGGACATTCGCTTCGAAACGTCTCCAAGCGAAAAAGCGGCTGAGTTCATCAAAACTCACGCGCAGTACCCGATGACAGCCAAGGGCGCGGATGATGTCGGTTTCGAGGTCTATCAGGTTGACCTGCAAACTCCGCTGAAAAAATAA